One genomic segment of Erpetoichthys calabaricus chromosome 7, fErpCal1.3, whole genome shotgun sequence includes these proteins:
- the ostc gene encoding oligosaccharyltransferase complex subunit ostc, which translates to METLYGVPFRVLECPNIKLKKPSWLHMPSAMTVYALVIVSYFLITGGIIYDVIVEPPSVGSMTDEHGHQRPVAFLAYRVNGQYIMEGLASSFLFTMGGLGFIILDRSNAPNIPKLNRFLLLFIGFVSVLLSFFMARVFMRMKLPGYLMG; encoded by the exons ATGGAGACGTTATATGGAGTTCCTTTTAGAGTGCTGGAATGTCCGAATATCAAACTAAAAAAGCCGTCCTGGCTGCACATGCCTTCTGCAATGACGGTCTATGCCTTGGTTATCGTCTCCTATTTTCTCATTACTGGAG gaATCATTTATGATGTCATTGTGGAACCTCCAAGTGTTGGCTCTATGACCGATGAGCATGGCCATCAGAGGCCGGTAGCTTTTTTGGCCTATAG AGTGAATGGACAATACATAATGGAGGGTCTCGCATCTAGTTTTCTGTTCACAATGGGAGGCCTGGGATTCATCATTTTAGATCGCTCCAATGCTCCAAATATTCCAAAGCTGAACCGGTTTCTGCTTCTGTTCATCGGGTTTGTCAGCGTCCTGCTCAGCTTCTTCATGGCAAGAGTCTTCATGAGGATGAAACTACC ggGTTACCTTATGGGTTAA